One Euphorbia lathyris chromosome 1, ddEupLath1.1, whole genome shotgun sequence DNA segment encodes these proteins:
- the LOC136208763 gene encoding uncharacterized protein, whose product MGDHFVLLVDRLLTESTLEAAIASRNQFVEAETITDISYHTHTVDLGDIISTPKKIVECRICQDEDADSNMETPCSCSGSLKYAHRRCIQRWCNEKGNTMCEICHQQFKPGYTAPPPLFRIGRIPMNIRGNWGTSRRDLHGPRLIMVSTDRNFLHSDDEDYPTSTRNLICCRTLLIAFMILLVLRHTLPVILSGNNVISFPLLMLLFLRIAGIVIPIYVMVRVVAAIQRRRFQQEPPPQDDEEAEHPSLQA is encoded by the exons ATGGGGGATCATTTTGTGTTGTTGGTGGATCGATTGCTGACAGAATCCACATTAGAAGCAGCAATTGCAAGCAGAAACCAATTTGTAGAAGCTGAAACAATAACTGATATATCTTACCATACTCATACAGTGGATTTGGGAGATATAATATCAACTCCTAAAAAAATAGTTGAGTGCAGGATATGCCAGGATGAGGATGCTGATTCTAACATGGAGACTCCTTGTTCCTGTTCTGGGAGCTTGAAG TATGCTCACCGGAGATGTATTCAAAGGTGGTGCAATGAGAAGGGTAATACCATGTGTGAAATATGCCATCAG CAATTCAAGCCTGGTTATACAGCTCCACCACCCTTGTTTCGAATTGGACGGATTCCTATGAACATCAG GGGAAATTGGGGGACTTCTAGAAGAGACTTGCATGGTCCTCGCCTTATAATGGTGTCTACGGACCGTAACTTCCTTCattctgatgatgaagattATCCTACCTCAACACGAAACTTGATCTGCTGCCGCACTCTTCTTATAGCT TTCATGATTCTTCTGGTTTTACGACATACTCTTCCGGTCATCCTTTCTGGAAACAATGTCATTTCCTTCCCACTCCTAATG TTGTTATTTCTGCGAATTGCTGGGATTGTTATTCCAATTTATGTGATGGTGAGAGTTGTAGCTGCTATCCAGCGTCGGCGCTTTCAACAG GAGCCCCCACCCCAAGatgatgaagaagctgagcatcCGAGCCTGCAGGCTTAG